A genome region from Acidobacteriota bacterium includes the following:
- a CDS encoding cyclic nucleotide-binding domain-containing protein has product MSIDELLQRWDLFSHFSEAQRNRLAPCISRSEFAADTPIVREGESSAEAFLIETGRVRIERQTPLGAFTFARLGEGCLFGESAFVDEKPRSSDAITETESAILILNPSSLNWLFERDQRFSVALYWTFWKSLSAKLRDTNEILGQFFPGGEPGPSTPKTPRHDDGAGFRMDLDDKRKVFEEQKLSSLEINFLAPLSREIKLSPGEVIFREGDPGDVAYVVLDGRVMISKYIPGAGEEALAFLERGDYFGEMALIDKLPRSADASAHGGEAVILAIPADVLEGILDIQKVSSLRLLRILCNMVAQRLRELNDKISGWYVLSGGQEQ; this is encoded by the coding sequence TTGAGTATCGACGAACTGCTTCAACGATGGGATCTCTTTTCCCACTTTTCCGAGGCCCAGCGCAATCGGCTGGCCCCGTGCATCTCGCGCAGTGAGTTCGCCGCCGACACCCCGATCGTGCGCGAAGGGGAGTCGAGCGCCGAGGCTTTCCTGATCGAGACCGGGCGGGTTCGGATCGAGCGCCAAACGCCCCTTGGAGCGTTTACCTTCGCGCGCCTCGGCGAAGGCTGTCTGTTCGGGGAATCGGCCTTCGTTGACGAGAAGCCGCGGTCGAGCGACGCGATCACCGAAACGGAATCGGCGATCCTGATCTTGAATCCGTCCTCTCTCAACTGGCTGTTCGAACGTGACCAGCGCTTCAGCGTCGCCCTCTACTGGACCTTCTGGAAGAGCCTGTCGGCCAAGCTGCGCGACACCAACGAGATTCTCGGCCAGTTCTTTCCGGGCGGTGAGCCGGGCCCCAGCACACCCAAGACTCCGCGGCACGACGATGGCGCCGGGTTCCGAATGGATCTCGACGACAAGCGCAAGGTGTTCGAAGAGCAAAAACTCTCGAGCCTCGAAATCAACTTCCTGGCGCCGCTGTCGCGCGAAATCAAGCTATCGCCCGGCGAGGTGATCTTCCGTGAGGGCGATCCGGGAGACGTCGCCTACGTGGTGCTCGACGGGCGGGTGATGATCAGCAAGTACATCCCCGGTGCCGGCGAGGAAGCCCTGGCCTTCCTCGAGCGCGGCGATTACTTCGGGGAGATGGCGCTGATCGACAAGCTGCCGCGCTCCGCCGACGCTAGCGCCCACGGCGGCGAGGCGGTGATCCTGGCCATTCCGGCAGACGTGCTGGAGGGCATTCTCGACATCCAGAAGGTGTCGTCCCTCCGCCTGCTGCGCATCCTGTGCAACATGGTGGCTCAGCGGCTGCGGGAACTCAACGACAAAATCTCCGGTTGGTACGTGCTGTCCGGCGGTCAGGAGCAGTAG
- a CDS encoding ATP-binding protein, which produces MASDASPNPSADGKERYKVAFIGSHGVGKTTLCYGLAARLKARDLALEVVHEVARRCPMPINEETSLASEGWILHTQIAEEIAAEYRYPVVICDRSVLDNYVYLDLAAGRRGGLDALVASWMPTYDLLVHVPIIEDPSPDGIRSSDPGFQRAIDDRLDALLAEAGLDCLRLDPASREHWLEVVEEAVVEALRPPQMRLL; this is translated from the coding sequence ATGGCTTCAGACGCATCGCCCAACCCCTCGGCCGACGGCAAGGAACGCTACAAGGTCGCCTTCATCGGCAGCCACGGCGTGGGCAAGACCACCCTGTGCTATGGCCTCGCGGCGCGCTTGAAAGCGCGCGATCTCGCCTTGGAAGTGGTGCACGAGGTCGCCCGGCGCTGCCCAATGCCGATCAACGAGGAGACCTCTCTCGCCTCCGAGGGCTGGATCCTGCACACCCAGATCGCCGAGGAGATCGCCGCCGAGTACCGCTATCCGGTGGTGATCTGCGACCGCAGCGTGCTGGACAACTACGTCTATCTGGATCTCGCCGCCGGCCGCCGCGGCGGCCTCGACGCGCTGGTCGCTTCCTGGATGCCGACCTACGACCTGCTGGTCCACGTGCCGATCATCGAGGATCCGAGCCCGGACGGCATCCGCTCGTCGGACCCCGGCTTTCAGCGGGCGATCGACGACCGCCTCGACGCCCTGCTGGCGGAGGCCGGCCTCGACTGCCTGCGCCTCGATCCAGCGAGCCGGGAGCACTGGTTGGAGGTGGTGGAGGAGGCGGTCGTCGAGGCCCTTCGCCCACCCCAGATGCGCCTCTTGTAG